In Cyanobacteriota bacterium, the sequence GTCCTGCACGTTCAGCCGGGGAACCAGCTTCCACAACTCGAATGATCAGACGATCATGCTCAGGGCGCAGTGATACGCCCAAATAAGGGGGGTGGTTTGTGACATCCTCTGCATCCAGACAGAGGCCAAACGGCGCTAGATACTGGTTGAAGGGTAACTCCGTTAATCCTTGCACATAGTGGCAAAAGAAATCACTAAGGTCAGTTTCAGCCACAGCTTCGATAGTCATCTGTAGGTCTTCTGGCGTAAAACCCACTTCCGGCTGACCAAACTGCTCCCACATACGACGCATCACATCATCCAGCGATCGTTGGTTGTGATGGCGCTGTCGAATCAACAAATCCAAGAGCAACGAGACCATCTCACCTTTAAGGTAATAGGACATCTGGGAGTTAGGACTGTTAGCGTCTTGGCGATAGAGCTTGATCCACGCATCAAAACTAGATTCACTCAGGGGCTGCACTAATCGACCGATCGTGGTTTGATAGCGAGTGATTTCCTTACTGAAATGCTGTATCAATGTCACCACATCGTAGATTCCAGCTCGGTACGGCATCACGCCATCGTAATAGCTCGTAGTGCCTTCACTAAACCACAGCGAGGGTGTGTAGTTCTCTTCGTCATAGTTAAAGGTTTCCAACGCCTTGGGGCGAATGCGCTTGACGTTCCACAG encodes:
- a CDS encoding peptidase M61; translation: DAPVPATVTVTYRVYANELTVRTNHLDQTHGYFNGAALFFYLPGFEQVPITLTIVPPYPHWRVTTPLARALSHPPVSSAHTFYAPDFDTLVDSPVEIGTHTLLQFEVLGKPHELAIYGKGNLDPSQVITDISRVIETEAELFGGLPYDRYVFLLHLSSQGNGGLEHKYACSLNYPRFNFRAADKYNRFLQLVAHEFFHLWNVKRIRPKALETFNYDEENYTPSLWFSEGTTSYYDGVMPYRAGIYDVVTLIQHFSKEITRYQTTIGRLVQPLSESSFDAWIKLYRQDANSPNSQMSYYLKGEMVSLLLDLLIRQRHHNQRSLDDVMRRMWEQFGQPEVGFTPEDLQMTIEAVAETDLSDFFCHYVQGLTELPFNQYLAPFGLCLDAEDVTNHPPYLGVSLRPEHDRLIIRVVEAGSPAERAG